The proteins below are encoded in one region of Chloroflexota bacterium:
- a CDS encoding sulfatase yields MSRPNILYIHSHDTGRYVQPYGHAVPTPNIQRLAEEGVLFRQAFCAAPTCSPSRAALLTGQSAHSSGMIGLAHRGFSLHDYHQHIVHTLRGAGYTSTLIGVQHVAQDASVIGYDRIVPVESNRAEHVAPAAAAFLKSRPSQPFFLSVGFIETHREFHEPGPQEDPRFCLPPHPLPDTPETRRDMAAFKASARVLDWGIGTVLDALEESGLAEDTLVICTTDHGIAFPGMKCNLTDHGIGVMLIMRGPGGFTGGRVIDAMVSHIDIFPTICDLLEIERPPWLQGESLLPLIRGEADEIHEEIFAEVTYHAAYEPQRAVRTRRWKYIRRFDGRDRPVLPNCDDGPSKDVWLQHGWRDRPVATEQLYDLVFDPNETRNLVDDPALAGVLEEMRGRLERWMRATDDPLLRGPVPAPPGARVNDPDGLSPREPARTVGSSG; encoded by the coding sequence ATGAGCCGTCCCAACATCCTGTATATCCACTCGCATGATACTGGCCGGTACGTGCAGCCGTACGGCCACGCCGTGCCCACGCCCAACATCCAGCGGCTGGCCGAGGAGGGCGTCCTCTTCCGACAGGCGTTCTGCGCCGCGCCCACCTGCTCACCCAGCCGGGCGGCGCTGCTCACCGGCCAGTCTGCCCACAGCAGCGGCATGATCGGCCTAGCCCATCGCGGCTTCTCGCTGCACGACTACCACCAGCACATCGTCCACACGCTGCGCGGGGCCGGGTACACGTCCACGCTCATTGGCGTCCAACACGTGGCCCAGGACGCCAGTGTCATCGGCTACGATCGCATCGTGCCCGTGGAGAGCAACCGGGCCGAGCACGTGGCCCCGGCGGCCGCGGCGTTCCTGAAGAGCCGTCCATCGCAGCCGTTCTTCCTCTCCGTGGGCTTCATCGAGACCCACCGCGAGTTTCACGAGCCCGGCCCACAGGAGGACCCGCGCTTCTGCCTGCCGCCCCATCCGCTGCCCGATACGCCGGAGACCCGGCGGGACATGGCCGCGTTCAAGGCCAGCGCCCGCGTACTGGACTGGGGCATCGGCACGGTGCTGGACGCACTGGAGGAGAGCGGCCTGGCGGAGGACACGCTGGTCATCTGCACCACGGACCACGGCATCGCCTTCCCAGGCATGAAGTGCAACCTGACCGATCACGGCATCGGCGTCATGCTCATTATGCGCGGCCCCGGCGGTTTCACCGGCGGCCGGGTGATCGACGCCATGGTCTCCCACATCGACATCTTCCCCACGATCTGCGATCTGCTGGAGATTGAGCGGCCGCCCTGGCTGCAGGGGGAGTCGCTGCTGCCGCTGATCCGCGGCGAGGCGGACGAGATCCATGAGGAGATCTTCGCCGAGGTGACGTACCACGCCGCGTACGAGCCGCAGCGGGCTGTGCGCACCCGGCGTTGGAAGTACATCCGGCGCTTCGACGGCCGCGATCGGCCGGTGCTGCCCAACTGCGACGATGGCCCCAGCAAGGACGTATGGTTACAGCACGGCTGGCGGGATCGGCCCGTGGCGACGGAGCAGCTTTACGATCTGGTCTTCGATCCCAACGAGACGCGCAACCTGGTCGATGATCCGGCCCTGGCGGGGGTGTTGGAGGAGATGCGCGGCCGGCTGGAGCGGTGGATGCGCGCCACCGACGATCCGTTGCTGCGGGGACCGGTGCCCGCGCCGCCCGGCGCCCGGGTGAACGATCCCGATGGCCTGTCGCCACGGGAGCCGGCGCGAACGGTCGGATCTTCAGGATGA
- a CDS encoding flavodoxin family protein translates to MGNVLVLYDSATGHTAKMAEHVARGARGVPGMEVRLKSVDEATPEDIRWCDGLAVGSPTNLGVLSWKMKRFWDEAAREIWGKVDGKIACAFSSSGGWGGGAELTCLSLLTVLMNFGFLVFGVTDYVAQQFTLHYGAVLAGEPRAEREIAACARLGERLAQWVAVYVDGRNELHPVLGRR, encoded by the coding sequence ATGGGCAATGTGTTGGTGTTGTACGACAGCGCGACGGGTCATACGGCGAAGATGGCGGAGCATGTGGCGCGAGGCGCCCGCGGTGTGCCGGGCATGGAGGTGCGCCTGAAGTCGGTGGACGAGGCGACCCCGGAGGACATCCGGTGGTGTGATGGTCTGGCCGTGGGTTCGCCGACCAATCTGGGCGTGCTCTCGTGGAAGATGAAGCGGTTCTGGGATGAGGCGGCGAGGGAGATATGGGGCAAGGTGGATGGCAAGATCGCCTGCGCCTTCTCGTCGTCCGGCGGGTGGGGCGGCGGCGCGGAGCTGACCTGCCTATCGCTGCTGACCGTGCTCATGAACTTCGGCTTCCTGGTGTTCGGCGTGACGGACTACGTGGCCCAGCAGTTCACATTGCACTACGGCGCCGTGCTGGCCGGCGAGCCCCGGGCGGAACGGGAGATCGCTGCCTGCGCTCGGCTGGGCGAGCGGCTGGCCCAGTGGGTGGCCGTGTACGTAGACGGCCGCAACGAGTTGCACCCGGTCCTCGGCAGGCGGTAG
- a CDS encoding type II toxin-antitoxin system prevent-host-death family antitoxin: MTTVGAYEAKTHLSQLLERVARGERIVITKHGVPIAALEPVTPARQVEARKVVEALRTFRRGRRLGGLRLRDLVEEGRL, translated from the coding sequence ATGACGACGGTTGGAGCTTATGAGGCCAAAACGCATCTCTCCCAACTCCTGGAGCGGGTCGCCCGGGGAGAGCGAATCGTGATCACCAAGCACGGGGTGCCCATAGCGGCCCTGGAGCCCGTCACGCCTGCCCGTCAAGTCGAAGCCCGGAAGGTGGTGGAAGCCTTGAGGACGTTCCGCCGAGGGCGTCGCTTGGGTGGTCTTCGGCTACGCGATCTGGTTGAGGAGGGTCGACTGTGA
- a CDS encoding type II toxin-antitoxin system VapC family toxin: MNVVDSSGWLEYFADGPNAEFFAPAIEKTSELIVPTLSLYEVFKKVLQQRGEGAALQAIAVMMEGEVVDLTAELALMAAKLSVERKLPMADSVMLATALAHDATLWTQDADFKDVENVRYIEKTR, from the coding sequence ATGAATGTTGTGGATTCAAGCGGCTGGCTGGAGTACTTCGCGGACGGGCCGAACGCGGAGTTTTTCGCCCCGGCGATCGAGAAGACTTCAGAGTTGATCGTTCCCACCCTTAGCCTGTATGAGGTATTCAAAAAGGTTCTCCAACAGCGTGGAGAGGGCGCGGCGCTGCAGGCGATTGCCGTGATGATGGAAGGGGAGGTGGTGGATCTAACAGCCGAGCTGGCGTTGATGGCGGCGAAGTTATCGGTGGAAAGGAAGCTGCCCATGGCCGACAGCGTGATGCTCGCGACGGCGCTTGCACATGATGCTACTTTGTGGACCCAGGATGCCGATTTCAAAGACGTGGAGAACGTACGATATATCGAGAAGACCCGGTAG
- a CDS encoding GDSL family lipase, whose product MSYTLRPDDPRLTWYGAVSVQHTEKWAMPWRIPHQDRALFPPDALQERAAMPAGVRIAFRSDTTLVAGEIVPYPEMAGIDICCDGELLGSAELDGRDRFRFDGLPAGEKVIELWLPQFGEFRLRSLELSDGVSVAPFEDKRPRWITYGSSITQCRAAASPTQTWPAIVARGHGLNLTCLGFGGQCHLDPMIARMIRDLPADYLSMCVGINIYGASSLNLRTFRPAIIGFVQIVRERHPDVPFVVMSPIYSPPREDTPNAVDMTLRIMREEVEAAVETLRAHGDRHLHYVNGLEILGPGYEHLLPDELHPNAEGYRVMGRSFLQKVAARYFTGNGVA is encoded by the coding sequence ATGTCCTACACGCTTCGTCCCGATGATCCTCGCCTTACGTGGTATGGCGCCGTCTCCGTACAGCACACCGAAAAATGGGCGATGCCATGGCGCATCCCTCATCAGGACCGCGCCCTCTTCCCCCCTGATGCCCTTCAGGAGCGGGCGGCCATGCCCGCTGGGGTCCGGATCGCCTTCCGCAGCGATACCACGCTGGTCGCCGGGGAGATCGTCCCTTATCCGGAAATGGCCGGGATCGACATCTGCTGCGATGGCGAGCTGTTGGGCTCGGCCGAGCTGGACGGCAGAGATCGCTTCCGGTTCGATGGGCTGCCCGCCGGCGAGAAGGTGATCGAGTTATGGCTGCCCCAGTTCGGCGAGTTCCGCCTGCGCTCCCTGGAGCTCAGCGATGGGGTAAGCGTGGCCCCGTTCGAGGATAAGCGGCCGCGCTGGATCACCTACGGCAGCTCCATCACCCAGTGCCGGGCGGCCGCCTCGCCCACGCAGACCTGGCCGGCCATCGTGGCCCGCGGGCATGGGCTGAACCTGACCTGTCTGGGCTTCGGCGGCCAGTGCCATCTCGATCCGATGATCGCCCGCATGATCCGGGACCTGCCCGCCGACTATCTCTCCATGTGCGTGGGGATCAACATCTACGGGGCCAGCAGCCTGAACCTGCGCACCTTTCGGCCGGCCATCATCGGCTTCGTGCAGATCGTCCGGGAGCGGCATCCGGACGTGCCGTTCGTCGTCATGTCGCCCATCTATTCGCCGCCGCGGGAGGACACGCCCAACGCGGTCGACATGACCCTGAGAATCATGCGGGAGGAGGTGGAGGCCGCGGTGGAGACCCTGCGGGCCCACGGCGACCGTCATCTGCACTACGTCAACGGGCTGGAGATCCTGGGGCCGGGGTATGAGCATCTCCTGCCGGACGAACTGCATCCGAACGCGGAGGGGTATCGGGTTATGGGGCGGAGCTTCCTGCAGAAGGTAGCCGCTCGATACTTTACCGGCAACGGGGTCGCGTGA
- a CDS encoding type II toxin-antitoxin system VapC family toxin, whose protein sequence is MSASNAFVLDASVALSWGFEDETNPYTEAVLDALAEGEAFVPAIWPLEVGNALLVAERRGRLSQADTVQFLSLLQELPITIEPTRPERMFGEILALAREQRLSTYDASYLDLAMRLGIPLATQDEALRQAATRCGVSVHGAPRPSEGSTK, encoded by the coding sequence GTGAGCGCCAGTAATGCCTTCGTGCTGGACGCCTCGGTTGCGCTGTCTTGGGGTTTTGAGGATGAGACGAACCCTTATACGGAGGCGGTCCTGGATGCGTTGGCTGAAGGAGAAGCCTTCGTACCCGCGATTTGGCCCTTGGAGGTCGGGAATGCGTTATTAGTGGCGGAACGCCGGGGACGACTGAGCCAGGCGGACACGGTGCAGTTCCTCTCCCTTCTCCAAGAGCTGCCCATCACTATAGAGCCGACAAGGCCGGAACGAATGTTCGGAGAGATCCTGGCCTTAGCCCGTGAGCAGAGACTCTCCACCTACGATGCATCTTACCTGGACTTGGCCATGCGTTTGGGGATTCCCCTGGCCACGCAAGACGAAGCCCTGCGCCAAGCTGCCACTCGCTGCGGAGTATCGGTGCATGGTGCACCAAGGCCGTCTGAGGGTTCGACCAAGTAA
- a CDS encoding AbrB/MazE/SpoVT family DNA-binding domain-containing protein, which produces MDTVKISPKFQIVIPNRIRKSLGLHPGQKIRVFLYDNRIELIPIRPVQEARGFLKGIDTSIERESDRL; this is translated from the coding sequence ATGGATACTGTGAAAATTTCACCCAAATTTCAGATCGTGATTCCCAATAGGATCCGCAAATCACTCGGTCTCCATCCCGGCCAGAAAATCAGAGTTTTCCTGTACGATAATCGCATTGAGTTGATCCCTATCCGTCCTGTCCAGGAAGCGCGCGGCTTCTTGAAGGGAATCGACACCTCCATCGAGCGGGAGTCGGATCGGCTATGA
- a CDS encoding Gfo/Idh/MocA family oxidoreductase translates to MEPVRLGVVGCGVIGRVHLQMATDSPLIDVVAVADLREQAAREAAERFGVGTVYTDADDLFADPQVEAVVLALPARDRTELALRAFAAGKHVLTEKPVAMNAGEVERMIRARGDLVAGCCSSRFRFLPSARAASDLIASGALGDLRVLHCRAVKAAGRPPEMTPPAWRLNRSLNGGGILTNWGCYDLDYLLGITGWSLRPRLVLAQTWTVPPQFESHVAPGSDAETHFAAFIRCEDGTVITLERGEYMAAQTEEAWRVVGTKGSLRLQMTPGQGKAVVHDDTTTEDGVVSRTIWEGDEDYAMTHAGPVQDFAAAIREGRQPETSLERALIVQKITDAIYASAERGVAVEIE, encoded by the coding sequence ATGGAACCGGTAAGGCTGGGCGTGGTCGGGTGCGGCGTGATCGGGCGCGTGCACCTGCAGATGGCCACGGATTCGCCGCTGATCGACGTCGTCGCCGTCGCCGACCTGCGCGAGCAAGCTGCCCGGGAGGCGGCCGAGCGATTCGGCGTGGGGACGGTATACACCGATGCGGACGACCTGTTCGCTGACCCGCAGGTGGAGGCGGTGGTGCTCGCGCTGCCCGCCCGCGATCGCACCGAGCTGGCGCTGCGCGCCTTCGCCGCCGGCAAGCACGTGCTGACCGAGAAGCCCGTGGCCATGAACGCGGGCGAGGTGGAGCGGATGATCCGGGCCCGTGGCGATCTGGTCGCCGGCTGCTGCTCGTCTCGCTTCCGCTTCCTCCCGTCCGCCCGGGCGGCGTCCGATCTGATCGCCAGCGGGGCCCTGGGGGATCTGCGCGTGCTGCACTGCCGGGCCGTCAAGGCCGCCGGGAGGCCCCCCGAGATGACGCCGCCGGCCTGGCGCCTGAATCGCTCGCTCAACGGCGGGGGGATCCTGACCAACTGGGGCTGCTACGATCTGGACTACCTGCTGGGCATCACCGGCTGGTCGCTCCGGCCGAGGCTGGTGTTGGCCCAGACCTGGACGGTGCCGCCCCAGTTCGAGTCACACGTGGCGCCGGGCTCCGACGCGGAGACCCACTTCGCGGCGTTCATCCGTTGTGAGGACGGGACCGTCATCACGCTGGAGCGCGGCGAGTACATGGCCGCCCAGACCGAGGAGGCCTGGCGGGTCGTCGGCACCAAGGGCTCGCTGCGGCTGCAGATGACCCCGGGCCAGGGCAAGGCGGTGGTGCACGATGATACGACGACCGAGGATGGCGTCGTGTCCAGGACGATCTGGGAGGGCGATGAGGACTACGCCATGACCCATGCCGGCCCGGTGCAGGACTTCGCCGCGGCGATCCGGGAGGGCCGGCAGCCCGAAACGAGCCTGGAGCGGGCGCTGATCGTACAGAAGATCACCGACGCGATCTACGCCTCGGCCGAGCGGGGCGTAGCCGTTGAGATCGAATGA
- a CDS encoding sugar phosphate isomerase/epimerase — MKYAFMSFSCPQLSLDEMLTLAKRYGYDGIEPRISAGHAHGIELDADATRRREARQKAIDSGIEICCIATSCRYADPATAREQVDETLRCIDLAADVGAPRIRVFGGAIPEGVSREEAIDLLAESLRAVAGHARERGVVVCLETHDDWCDPDHVAEVMRRVNHPAVAVNWDVMHPVRQAGRTVDQAFQILRPWIRHVHVHDGSARLDRLELRPIGEGDIDIRRAMELLKAISYDGYLSGEWIDWEPYEVHLPRELATMRRYEDEIS, encoded by the coding sequence ATGAAGTACGCGTTCATGAGCTTTTCCTGTCCCCAGTTGAGCCTGGATGAGATGCTGACGCTGGCGAAGCGGTATGGCTACGACGGCATCGAGCCGAGGATCAGCGCCGGGCATGCGCACGGCATCGAGCTCGACGCCGACGCGACCCGGCGGAGGGAGGCCCGGCAGAAGGCGATCGACAGCGGCATCGAGATCTGCTGCATCGCCACCTCCTGCCGATACGCGGACCCGGCGACCGCGCGGGAGCAGGTCGACGAGACGTTGCGGTGCATCGACCTGGCGGCGGACGTCGGGGCCCCGCGCATCCGGGTGTTCGGCGGCGCCATTCCAGAGGGCGTGAGCCGCGAGGAGGCGATCGATCTCCTGGCCGAGTCCCTGCGCGCCGTCGCCGGGCACGCGCGGGAGCGGGGCGTGGTGGTCTGCCTGGAGACCCACGACGATTGGTGCGACCCGGATCACGTGGCCGAGGTCATGCGTCGGGTGAATCATCCCGCCGTCGCGGTGAACTGGGACGTGATGCATCCGGTTCGGCAGGCCGGGAGGACCGTTGATCAGGCGTTTCAGATCCTGCGCCCGTGGATCCGGCACGTCCACGTCCACGACGGATCCGCCCGCCTGGATCGGCTGGAGCTCCGGCCCATCGGCGAGGGGGATATCGACATTCGGCGTGCGATGGAGCTGCTGAAGGCCATCTCTTATGATGGCTATCTGAGCGGGGAGTGGATCGACTGGGAGCCCTATGAGGTGCATCTGCCTCGGGAGCTGGCGACCATGAGGCGTTACGAGGACGAGATATCCTGA